From Rubrobacter calidifluminis, one genomic window encodes:
- a CDS encoding PadR family transcriptional regulator encodes MAARGMRGGGGFFPGPFGTGGGGPFRDFPGRMFEGGHRRMGQGEVRAAILVLLEERPMHGYQIIREITERSGGMWRPSPGSVYPALQQLEDEGLVRIEQEEGRKVVHLTEEGRRYVAGHREELGAPWEAASKNFSEEFLEMRGLVEQVAVAAMQVVQAGSGEQVAEARRLLTETRRQLYRVLAGE; translated from the coding sequence ATGGCTGCGAGGGGCATGCGTGGTGGCGGGGGATTCTTCCCTGGGCCGTTCGGGACCGGCGGAGGGGGTCCGTTCAGGGATTTTCCCGGGAGGATGTTCGAGGGTGGCCACAGGAGGATGGGCCAGGGGGAGGTGAGGGCTGCGATCCTGGTGTTGCTGGAGGAGCGGCCGATGCACGGGTATCAGATCATCCGGGAGATCACAGAGCGTAGCGGGGGGATGTGGCGGCCGAGTCCGGGATCGGTATATCCGGCTCTGCAGCAGCTCGAGGATGAGGGGCTTGTCAGGATCGAACAGGAGGAGGGGCGAAAAGTCGTACATCTCACGGAGGAGGGGCGGAGGTATGTGGCCGGGCATCGAGAGGAGCTTGGTGCGCCTTGGGAGGCGGCGAGCAAGAACTTCAGCGAGGAGTTTCTTGAAATGCGCGGGCTCGTCGAGCAGGTGGCTGTGGCCGCGATGCAGGTGGTGCAGGCGGGCTCCGGTGAGCAGGTAGCCGAAGCACGACGTCTCCTGACGGAGACCCGTCGGCAGCTGTACCGGGTTCTGGCGGGCGAGTAG
- a CDS encoding PTS sugar transporter subunit IIA has translation MVGLVVVAHGGLSASLLESAALIAGEPERAAAVGFGMEEGPDALREKVLAEVERLGGEVLFLVDLPGGTPSNVCARIALERNLRVVSGVNLPMLVELLLVEEGETLDGAARVALEAGRDGVLDVTDMIRDQGG, from the coding sequence ATGGTCGGTCTGGTAGTTGTGGCCCACGGAGGTCTCTCCGCCTCGCTGCTCGAGAGCGCCGCCCTGATCGCGGGCGAGCCCGAGCGCGCCGCGGCGGTGGGCTTCGGTATGGAGGAGGGCCCGGACGCGCTGCGCGAGAAGGTGCTTGCCGAGGTGGAGCGGCTCGGCGGGGAGGTGCTCTTTCTCGTCGACCTCCCCGGCGGGACACCCTCGAACGTCTGCGCCCGCATCGCCCTCGAACGCAACCTCCGGGTCGTCTCCGGGGTGAACCTGCCGATGCTCGTCGAGTTGCTCCTCGTCGAGGAAGGAGAGACGCTCGACGGCGCGGCGAGGGTGGCGCTCGAAGCCGGCCGGGATGGGGTGCTCGACGTAACGGACATGATCCGGGACCAGGGAGGCTGA
- a CDS encoding glycoside hydrolase family 3 protein yields MGRRLVYIFAAALVVACGCLAGPLVASGKDWSAGGERAHLRQVVSGMSLREKVGQLFVTYVYGSSSRTEDPQAVRQNRKLYGVDNGAQLVRRYHLGGIIYFNWTDNENNPRQIARLSNGLQRAAVGSGARVPLLIGTDQEQGLVRRVGPPATQFPGNMALGATRSVRDARVAAAITGEELRAMGINQDYAPVVDVNTNPLNQADGVRSFGDRPALVSRMTRAQVAGYQENGRVAATAKHFPGLGDTTINTDNGVAVTHQSRRRIFRTDLPPFRAAVSSGIDSIMAAHIIAPALDASRLPASLSRPIVTGILREKLGYDGVVVTDALSAGALAGYDQSRIPIMAIKAGDDQLLMPTNLKEAIDSVVSAVKRGKISEQRIDRSVLRILLLKYKLGLFKDPYVNVNRVSEKVGTPQHLREAARIANRTITLVKNENNLLPLAKNSGERTFVVGWSDPATGSLSTLSHQVRERGLKTTTLATGYEPTDAQIQKARAEARKSDIVIVATNNAEFYPQQQELVKALLGTGRPVVVAALGNPYDIAYFRRAPVYVAAYGYRAVSESALVRVLFGEIDPSGRLPVTIGSASKPHRVLYPFGWGLHYTGR; encoded by the coding sequence GTGGGGAGAAGGCTGGTCTACATATTCGCGGCGGCGCTCGTGGTGGCCTGCGGGTGTCTCGCGGGGCCGCTGGTGGCGTCTGGGAAGGACTGGTCTGCCGGGGGTGAGAGGGCTCATCTGCGTCAGGTGGTGTCGGGGATGAGCCTGAGGGAGAAGGTGGGACAGCTGTTCGTCACCTACGTCTACGGGTCGAGCTCTAGGACGGAGGACCCGCAGGCGGTGCGGCAGAACCGCAAGCTCTACGGGGTGGACAACGGGGCGCAGCTCGTCCGGAGGTATCATCTCGGTGGGATCATCTACTTCAACTGGACCGACAACGAGAACAACCCGCGTCAGATCGCCCGCCTCTCCAACGGGTTGCAGCGGGCGGCGGTGGGTAGCGGAGCCCGCGTGCCGCTGCTCATCGGGACCGACCAGGAACAGGGGCTGGTAAGGCGGGTCGGGCCTCCGGCGACCCAGTTCCCGGGCAACATGGCGCTCGGAGCGACGCGCAGCGTCCGGGATGCGAGGGTGGCTGCGGCCATAACCGGCGAGGAGCTCCGGGCTATGGGGATAAACCAGGACTACGCGCCGGTGGTGGACGTCAACACCAACCCTTTGAACCAGGCCGACGGGGTGCGCTCCTTCGGAGATCGGCCGGCGCTGGTCTCGCGGATGACCCGGGCGCAGGTCGCAGGGTACCAGGAGAACGGAAGGGTCGCGGCGACCGCCAAGCACTTCCCCGGGCTCGGGGACACCACGATCAATACCGACAACGGTGTGGCGGTCACCCACCAGAGCCGGCGTCGGATCTTCCGGACCGATCTGCCGCCCTTCCGTGCCGCTGTCAGCTCGGGGATAGACTCGATCATGGCGGCGCACATCATCGCCCCCGCGCTGGATGCGTCCCGCCTGCCGGCGAGCCTGAGCCGCCCCATCGTCACCGGCATCCTGCGTGAGAAGCTGGGATACGACGGCGTCGTCGTGACCGATGCCCTTAGCGCCGGGGCGCTCGCCGGCTACGACCAGTCGCGCATTCCCATCATGGCCATAAAGGCCGGAGACGACCAGCTCCTCATGCCCACGAATCTCAAAGAGGCGATCGACTCGGTAGTGAGCGCCGTAAAGAGGGGGAAGATCAGCGAGCAGAGGATAGACCGCTCCGTCCTCCGTATCCTGCTTCTCAAGTACAAACTCGGTCTCTTCAAAGACCCCTACGTGAACGTGAACCGGGTGAGCGAGAAGGTCGGGACGCCGCAGCATCTCAGAGAAGCTGCGAGGATAGCGAACCGGACGATTACGCTGGTCAAGAACGAAAATAACCTGCTGCCGCTCGCGAAGAACAGCGGCGAGCGCACGTTCGTCGTCGGGTGGAGCGACCCGGCGACCGGGAGCCTCTCGACCCTCTCGCATCAGGTCCGCGAGCGCGGCCTCAAGACCACGACGCTCGCCACGGGTTACGAGCCCACCGACGCCCAGATACAGAAGGCGAGGGCAGAGGCGAGAAAGAGCGACATTGTAATTGTAGCTACGAACAATGCGGAGTTCTACCCGCAGCAGCAGGAGCTCGTGAAAGCTCTCCTCGGGACGGGGAGGCCCGTCGTGGTCGCCGCTTTGGGCAATCCCTACGACATAGCGTACTTCAGGCGGGCTCCGGTCTACGTCGCTGCCTACGGCTACCGGGCGGTCTCCGAGAGTGCGCTCGTGCGGGTGCTCTTCGGCGAGATCGACCCCTCCGGGAGGCTCCCGGTGACGATAGGGTCGGCGAGCAAGCCTCACAGGGTTCTCTACCCCTTTGGCTGGGGGCTGCACTATACGGGGAGATAG
- a CDS encoding PTS system mannose/fructose/sorbose family transporter subunit IID, with the protein MDGTIVMAIILAAFGFFSIWENLNLLFFQFGRPLMTGTVTGILVGDLKTGLAIGATLELAALGVYTYGGASIPDYASGAILGTYFASQASLSPQAAIGLAVPIALLLTQLDILARMANLFFQHRADAYVKSVDLRRVGLMNMLGTLSWGLSRAIPIFFGVWLGSGPVKAAVNESPQWLLDGLQTAGGILPALGIAMLLRLLPLRQYWPFLVVGFIVAAYLKVNLVGVALLGLAMAALVYRYAGGEEAANVAAAAEEEPAAEGRITRRDLRRVFLRYLLWFQSGWNYERMQGLGYAHVISPVMEKLYPDEGVRRQALTTHLQFFNTNPLMAAPILGANIAVEEKNEEPGFPERSVTGLKTGMMGPFAGIGDSFFFAICNTIVFSVGASLALKGSIVGPVIVFLYTIIFFTAFRWWSFVAAYRRGVRLVGQLAGGMLRRLTDAASILGLAVVGGLIPTIINTKVAYVFHSGRVKLNLQDQLDNILPALVPVLIVALVYFALSRRVRPTWAILGLLVLGVVLSVAGILKYPG; encoded by the coding sequence ATGGACGGCACCATAGTAATGGCGATAATCCTTGCGGCCTTCGGGTTCTTCAGCATCTGGGAGAACCTGAACCTGCTCTTCTTCCAGTTCGGCAGGCCGCTCATGACCGGGACCGTGACCGGCATCCTGGTCGGGGATCTCAAGACCGGGCTCGCGATAGGGGCGACGCTCGAGCTTGCGGCCCTGGGAGTCTACACCTACGGGGGAGCTTCGATCCCGGACTACGCCTCCGGGGCCATCCTGGGCACATATTTTGCGAGCCAGGCCAGTTTGAGCCCGCAGGCGGCGATCGGACTCGCCGTTCCGATAGCGCTGCTTCTGACCCAGCTGGACATCCTGGCGCGGATGGCGAACCTCTTCTTCCAGCACCGGGCCGACGCCTACGTGAAGAGCGTGGATCTCAGGCGCGTCGGGCTTATGAACATGCTCGGCACCCTCTCCTGGGGGCTGAGCCGGGCTATCCCGATCTTCTTCGGTGTCTGGCTCGGGTCCGGGCCGGTGAAGGCCGCGGTGAACGAGAGCCCGCAGTGGCTGCTCGACGGGCTGCAGACGGCGGGCGGGATCCTTCCGGCTTTGGGTATCGCGATGCTCCTCCGGCTGCTCCCACTGCGGCAGTACTGGCCTTTTCTCGTCGTAGGGTTCATCGTCGCCGCCTACCTCAAGGTCAACCTGGTCGGCGTCGCGCTGCTCGGGCTCGCGATGGCCGCGCTCGTCTACCGGTACGCCGGTGGTGAGGAGGCGGCGAACGTGGCGGCCGCTGCGGAGGAAGAGCCCGCGGCGGAGGGCAGGATCACGCGGCGAGATCTGCGGCGGGTCTTCCTGAGATACCTGCTGTGGTTCCAGTCCGGGTGGAACTACGAGCGGATGCAGGGGCTCGGCTACGCGCACGTCATCTCCCCGGTCATGGAGAAGCTCTACCCCGATGAGGGGGTGCGCCGACAGGCGCTCACCACCCACCTGCAGTTCTTCAACACCAACCCGCTCATGGCCGCTCCCATACTCGGGGCGAACATCGCGGTGGAAGAGAAGAACGAGGAGCCCGGGTTCCCCGAGCGGAGCGTGACCGGGCTCAAGACCGGCATGATGGGACCTTTCGCCGGGATCGGCGACTCGTTCTTCTTCGCGATCTGCAACACGATCGTCTTCAGCGTCGGGGCCAGCCTGGCGCTCAAAGGGAGCATCGTCGGGCCGGTGATCGTGTTCCTGTACACGATCATCTTCTTCACCGCCTTCCGGTGGTGGAGCTTCGTCGCGGCCTACCGACGGGGGGTGCGGCTCGTGGGGCAGCTCGCCGGGGGCATGCTCCGCCGCCTCACCGACGCCGCCTCCATCCTGGGGCTCGCAGTCGTCGGCGGTCTGATCCCGACGATAATCAACACCAAAGTCGCCTACGTCTTCCACTCCGGGAGGGTCAAGCTCAACCTGCAGGACCAGCTCGACAACATCCTCCCGGCGCTGGTCCCGGTGCTCATCGTCGCGCTGGTCTACTTCGCGCTCTCGCGCAGGGTCAGGCCGACGTGGGCGATACTCGGGCTCTTGGTGCTGGGGGTGGTGCTCTCGGTCGCTGGCATCCTGAAGTATCCTGGCTGA
- a CDS encoding GntR family transcriptional regulator yields MRIDKSSPIPKYHQLKEIIREMVEQEELKEGEMIPSERELCERFGISRMTVRQAVMELVNEGVLYREQGRGTFVAARKVQQPTARLTSFTQDMRERGMEPSSEVLEVEVEGAGPLAARRLGVEEGERVIRLRRLRLADGEPMALETSHLLYEVAKGVLGRDLAGRSLYEELSAAGVEISRAEQSYEAVPVSEEEAALLGVEPGSAALLIERVTYDAGGRPFEYVRSTYRGDRYRITATLTPGDRVWRPPH; encoded by the coding sequence GTGAGGATAGACAAGAGCAGTCCGATCCCGAAGTACCATCAGCTCAAGGAGATCATAAGGGAGATGGTGGAGCAGGAAGAGCTGAAGGAGGGGGAGATGATCCCCTCTGAGCGGGAGCTGTGCGAGAGGTTCGGGATCAGCCGTATGACCGTGCGTCAGGCGGTGATGGAGCTGGTCAACGAGGGGGTACTCTACCGGGAGCAGGGGCGCGGGACGTTCGTGGCGGCGCGCAAGGTGCAGCAGCCGACGGCGAGGCTGACGAGCTTCACCCAGGACATGCGCGAGAGAGGAATGGAGCCCTCAAGCGAGGTGTTGGAGGTGGAGGTGGAGGGAGCAGGGCCCCTGGCAGCACGGAGGCTCGGGGTGGAGGAGGGGGAGCGGGTCATAAGGCTCAGGAGGCTCAGGCTCGCCGACGGAGAACCGATGGCGCTCGAGACGAGCCACCTCCTCTACGAGGTTGCGAAGGGGGTTCTGGGGAGGGACCTCGCCGGGCGCTCGCTCTACGAGGAGCTGAGCGCGGCGGGGGTTGAGATCTCACGCGCCGAGCAGAGCTACGAGGCGGTGCCGGTGAGCGAGGAGGAGGCGGCCCTCCTCGGGGTCGAACCGGGGAGTGCGGCGCTCCTGATCGAGAGGGTCACCTACGATGCGGGAGGGAGGCCCTTCGAGTACGTCAGGAGCACCTACCGGGGGGACCGCTACAGGATCACCGCCACCCTCACCCCGGGAGACAGGGTCTGGAGGCCGCCGCACTGA
- the nagB gene encoding glucosamine-6-phosphate deaminase, whose translation MSSTEYSVRVEVVEDYGAMSRAAARVVAARLRENPEAVMLLPTGSTPLGMYGELVKMHREEGLSFARATFFNLDEYLGLPAGHPASYHEYMWRNLFGLVDVDPGRVHVPDGTAGDPEDECERYEVGIRESGGVDLCVLGIGRNGHIGFNEPGSSFASRTRVVELSRSTRRANAGDFSEGAVPEQAITVGMRTIFGSREIVLLASGKNKAGAVAEALKGPVTEEVPASMLQKHPRALFLLDREAASSLRRRVA comes from the coding sequence ATGTCCAGTACGGAGTACAGTGTACGGGTGGAGGTCGTCGAGGACTACGGGGCGATGAGCCGGGCGGCGGCGCGGGTGGTGGCGGCGCGGCTGCGGGAGAATCCTGAGGCGGTGATGCTCCTTCCCACGGGTTCGACGCCGCTCGGGATGTACGGGGAACTGGTGAAGATGCATCGGGAGGAGGGGCTTTCGTTCGCGAGGGCGACGTTCTTCAACCTGGACGAGTATCTGGGGCTTCCGGCGGGGCATCCGGCGAGCTACCACGAGTACATGTGGAGGAACCTCTTCGGGCTGGTGGATGTGGATCCAGGGAGGGTGCACGTTCCGGACGGGACGGCGGGAGACCCGGAAGATGAGTGCGAGCGGTACGAGGTGGGGATCCGGGAATCCGGGGGGGTGGATCTGTGTGTGCTCGGGATCGGACGCAACGGGCACATAGGGTTCAACGAGCCGGGTTCCTCTTTCGCCTCGCGCACCCGCGTCGTCGAGCTCTCCCGCTCCACCCGTCGGGCGAATGCGGGGGATTTCAGCGAGGGAGCGGTGCCAGAGCAGGCGATCACGGTCGGGATGCGCACGATCTTCGGGTCGAGGGAGATAGTGCTCCTCGCGTCCGGCAAGAACAAGGCCGGAGCGGTCGCGGAGGCGCTGAAGGGTCCGGTCACCGAGGAGGTTCCGGCCTCGATGCTGCAGAAGCACCCGCGGGCGCTCTTCCTGCTCGACCGCGAGGCCGCCTCTTCGTTGCGGAGAAGGGTCGCTTGA
- the nagA gene encoding N-acetylglucosamine-6-phosphate deacetylase encodes MSTLALRGRVVSGRKVLEDAWALVEGGVIRALGGGPFEADETVEVPDCFLVPGFVDLQVNGAFGVDVATEPERLGELSAKLLPTGTTSYLPTVVSRPLGEYAALLSRLTLGRDGAEPLGVHLEGPFLNPQKRGAHPEENLSAPDAAALSEMLEAAPVRLITLAPELPGADALVELAVERGVTVSLGHSDADYETARRAFDLGARGATHLFNTMSPLHHRRPGLPGAAISNARVVCTIIADGRHVHPDVLDLVCAKLGPRRMALITDAISAAGMGEGEYTLAGRRVYLRDGVPELADGTLAGSVLTMDEALRNIITFTGCTLPEAVMMASTTPARLVGARGKGVLSPGADADIVALSPELEVVAVWKGGALRYGSP; translated from the coding sequence TTGAGCACGCTGGCCCTCCGCGGGCGGGTCGTCTCCGGGAGGAAGGTGCTCGAGGACGCCTGGGCGCTCGTCGAGGGCGGCGTCATCCGGGCGTTGGGAGGAGGGCCGTTCGAGGCCGACGAGACGGTAGAGGTTCCCGATTGTTTTCTCGTGCCCGGCTTCGTGGACCTGCAGGTCAACGGTGCCTTCGGGGTGGACGTCGCGACAGAGCCGGAGAGGCTCGGGGAGCTCTCTGCGAAGCTCCTTCCCACCGGGACGACCTCCTACCTCCCGACGGTGGTCTCACGGCCGCTCGGGGAGTATGCCGCGCTCCTCTCCCGGCTCACCCTCGGGAGGGATGGGGCGGAGCCGCTCGGGGTGCACCTGGAAGGACCGTTTTTGAACCCGCAGAAGCGGGGGGCGCACCCGGAGGAGAACCTCTCGGCCCCCGATGCGGCGGCCCTCTCGGAGATGCTCGAGGCGGCCCCGGTGCGGCTGATCACGCTCGCACCGGAGCTTCCCGGGGCCGACGCTCTCGTGGAGCTCGCCGTGGAGCGTGGGGTTACGGTCTCTTTGGGGCACTCGGACGCGGACTACGAGACGGCCCGGAGGGCCTTCGACCTCGGAGCGCGCGGTGCGACACACCTGTTCAACACGATGAGCCCGCTGCACCACCGGCGTCCCGGGCTGCCGGGGGCCGCAATCTCCAACGCGCGGGTGGTGTGCACCATCATCGCCGACGGGCGGCACGTCCACCCGGACGTTCTCGACCTCGTCTGCGCGAAGCTCGGTCCGCGGAGGATGGCGCTCATCACCGACGCCATCTCCGCCGCCGGGATGGGGGAGGGGGAGTACACCCTTGCGGGCCGGCGGGTCTACCTGCGCGACGGGGTGCCGGAGCTCGCGGACGGGACGCTTGCGGGGAGCGTGCTCACGATGGACGAGGCGCTCAGGAACATAATCACGTTCACCGGATGTACCCTCCCCGAGGCGGTAATGATGGCCTCCACCACCCCCGCCCGGCTCGTCGGCGCGCGCGGGAAAGGCGTGCTCTCTCCCGGAGCCGACGCGGACATCGTGGCTCTCTCGCCGGAGCTCGAGGTCGTCGCGGTCTGGAAGGGCGGCGCGCTGCGCTACGGCAGCCCCTGA
- a CDS encoding PTS system mannose/fructose/N-acetylgalactosamine-transporter subunit IIB has protein sequence MPIRHVRIDERLIHGQVTVRWTREVGADLILVANDEVAADEMQKMLLPLSAPSGVKTEIVTVEEAAESLKNGEASRRRTFLIVKRPADVIRLLDSGVQIEEINVGNMSHREGSKQVKRSVSVTPEDVEAFRELDRRGVRMTARMMPEEGFKSFMEYLPGVAG, from the coding sequence ATGCCCATAAGACACGTGCGCATCGACGAGCGTCTGATCCACGGTCAGGTGACCGTGCGCTGGACGCGGGAGGTGGGGGCCGACCTCATCCTGGTCGCCAACGACGAGGTCGCCGCCGACGAGATGCAGAAGATGCTCCTCCCCCTCTCCGCCCCGAGCGGGGTGAAGACCGAGATCGTGACCGTGGAGGAGGCGGCGGAGTCCCTGAAGAACGGTGAGGCCTCGCGCAGACGCACCTTCCTCATCGTCAAACGTCCCGCGGACGTGATCCGGCTTCTGGACTCCGGGGTGCAGATCGAAGAGATCAACGTCGGCAACATGAGCCACCGCGAGGGCTCGAAGCAGGTCAAGCGCTCGGTCTCGGTCACCCCGGAGGATGTGGAGGCGTTCCGCGAGCTGGACCGCCGGGGCGTGCGGATGACGGCCCGCATGATGCCCGAGGAGGGCTTCAAGAGCTTCATGGAGTACCTGCCGGGGGTCGCCGGCTGA
- a CDS encoding SIS domain-containing protein, whose product MHPGTGIEAYLSRVRRAHQEIECERPSLVQAARLLADSLEGEPDRVIHVFGTGHSHLLVEEAFWRAGGLVPVNPILDPNLTAFGGSRASALERLEGYAEVLLSGEEVREGEAMVIFSNSGINAVPVEMALGARERGLGIVAITSLAHSRSVESRHPSGRKLFELADVTIDTHVPPGDAAVELSGVLGDGADGLRAGPLSTVVGAALLNALAVEVACLRAASGAEPPVFVSQNLPGVEERNETLLDRYRPRSRFYR is encoded by the coding sequence ATGCATCCCGGAACCGGCATCGAGGCCTACCTCTCCCGCGTGCGCCGGGCGCACCAGGAGATCGAATGCGAAAGACCCAGCCTCGTGCAGGCGGCCCGGCTCCTCGCGGACTCCCTGGAGGGGGAGCCGGACCGCGTGATCCACGTCTTCGGAACCGGCCACTCGCACCTTCTGGTCGAGGAGGCCTTCTGGCGCGCCGGGGGTCTCGTCCCGGTAAACCCCATCCTGGACCCCAACCTGACGGCCTTCGGCGGAAGCCGCGCCTCCGCGCTGGAGCGTCTGGAGGGCTACGCGGAGGTCCTGCTCTCGGGTGAGGAGGTGCGCGAGGGGGAGGCGATGGTCATCTTCTCCAACTCCGGGATAAACGCCGTGCCGGTCGAGATGGCGCTCGGCGCCCGCGAGCGGGGGCTCGGCATCGTCGCGATCACCTCGCTCGCCCACAGCCGGAGCGTGGAGAGCCGCCACCCCTCCGGACGCAAGCTCTTCGAGCTCGCCGACGTGACGATAGACACCCACGTCCCGCCCGGCGACGCTGCCGTGGAGCTCTCCGGTGTGCTCGGCGACGGCGCCGACGGCCTGCGGGCCGGACCGCTCTCCACCGTGGTCGGGGCGGCGCTGCTGAACGCGCTCGCGGTCGAGGTGGCCTGCCTCAGGGCCGCCTCGGGGGCCGAGCCCCCGGTCTTCGTCTCGCAGAACCTCCCCGGCGTCGAGGAGCGCAACGAGACGCTCCTCGACCGCTACCGCCCGCGAAGCCGCTTCTACCGCTGA
- a CDS encoding LLM class F420-dependent oxidoreductase, whose product MDANLGVEGTPLREMQRTAAAAEELGFSGLWSTETKHDGFLPLALAASGTERIELGSAVAIAFSRSPMVTAQLAWDIQALSGGRLILGLGTQVKAHVEKRFSMPWSRPAARMREYVLALRAIWHTFQTGDELNFRGEFYRHTLMTPFFNPGPIEHPGIPVYIAGVNTRLARVAGEVCDGFHVHPFHSPEYVRKVVLPAISEGARAAGRDPREIKLATSAFVITGRDEEERSRRREEMRSQIAFYASTPTYRTVFEAHGWQEVGEELSRLARRKRWEEMPRLVTDEMLSAFALEAAPDEVGPALRERYEGLIDRVALYAPFVPGERDDFWRRLAGSAG is encoded by the coding sequence ATGGATGCGAACCTCGGGGTGGAGGGAACCCCGCTGCGCGAGATGCAGAGGACGGCGGCCGCGGCCGAGGAGCTCGGATTCTCCGGGCTCTGGAGCACCGAGACCAAGCACGACGGGTTCCTGCCGCTCGCGCTCGCCGCCTCCGGGACCGAAAGGATAGAGCTCGGCAGCGCGGTCGCGATCGCCTTCTCCCGCTCGCCGATGGTCACCGCCCAGCTCGCCTGGGACATCCAGGCCCTCTCCGGAGGCCGCCTCATCCTCGGGCTCGGCACCCAGGTCAAGGCGCACGTCGAGAAGCGCTTTTCGATGCCCTGGAGCCGTCCGGCGGCGAGGATGCGCGAGTACGTCCTGGCGCTGCGTGCGATCTGGCACACCTTCCAGACCGGAGACGAGCTGAACTTCCGCGGCGAGTTCTACCGCCACACGCTCATGACGCCCTTCTTCAACCCCGGCCCGATAGAGCACCCCGGGATTCCGGTCTACATCGCCGGGGTGAACACCCGCCTCGCCCGGGTGGCGGGAGAGGTCTGCGACGGCTTCCACGTCCACCCCTTCCACAGCCCCGAGTACGTCAGGAAGGTCGTCCTGCCCGCGATCTCCGAGGGCGCCCGCGCGGCGGGACGCGACCCCCGGGAGATAAAGCTCGCCACGAGTGCCTTCGTTATCACCGGACGCGACGAGGAGGAACGCTCCCGGAGGCGGGAGGAGATGCGCTCCCAGATCGCCTTCTACGCCTCGACCCCGACCTACCGCACCGTGTTCGAGGCCCACGGCTGGCAGGAGGTGGGGGAGGAGCTCTCGAGGCTCGCTCGCCGCAAACGGTGGGAGGAGATGCCGCGCCTCGTCACCGACGAGATGCTCTCCGCCTTCGCGCTCGAGGCCGCCCCGGACGAGGTCGGACCGGCACTGCGGGAGCGCTACGAAGGCCTCATAGACCGCGTCGCCCTCTACGCGCCCTTCGTACCCGGCGAACGAGACGACTTCTGGCGGAGACTCGCCGGTTCGGCCGGCTAG
- a CDS encoding serine hydrolase domain-containing protein, translating into MEISRYPGAVVLAAKDGLIFIHRAFGHAVLYRDRRRLLPEDERVPMQEDTIFDLASLTKLFTAMAAVQLAERGHLDLDEPVAGYLPRLSGRGKERITPRHLLTHTSGLPALVDLEELSTHEERVSAVYGVPLLAKPGTRHLYGDPNMILAGWLVERVSGMPLDNYVRANITAQLGMTDTFYNPPESMRPRIAATEYKPDRGMVRGIAHDENAHALGGVAGHAGLFSTARDLAALAQSLLDGGGGILKESSVREMLSDQTPHLPGCAQGLGFELDREWYMDDLASPQTAGHTGFTGTSLVIDPRRRAFVILLTNRVHPTREGESINPQRRAVARALLEAVDQGLP; encoded by the coding sequence GTGGAGATCTCGCGCTACCCCGGCGCGGTGGTGCTCGCTGCAAAAGACGGCCTGATATTCATCCATCGCGCTTTCGGACACGCCGTCCTCTACCGCGACCGGCGGAGGCTGCTCCCCGAGGATGAGCGCGTCCCGATGCAGGAGGACACCATCTTCGACCTCGCCTCCCTCACCAAGCTCTTCACCGCCATGGCCGCGGTGCAGCTCGCCGAGCGCGGCCACCTCGACCTCGACGAGCCGGTGGCAGGATACCTCCCGCGCCTCTCCGGGAGGGGGAAGGAGAGGATCACGCCGCGCCACCTCCTCACCCACACCTCCGGGCTTCCCGCGCTGGTCGACCTGGAGGAGCTTTCCACCCACGAAGAGCGGGTATCCGCGGTCTACGGGGTGCCGCTTCTCGCAAAGCCCGGCACCCGCCACCTCTACGGGGACCCGAACATGATCCTGGCGGGCTGGCTCGTCGAGCGCGTCTCGGGGATGCCGCTCGATAACTACGTCAGGGCGAACATCACCGCGCAGCTCGGCATGACCGACACCTTCTATAACCCACCGGAGAGCATGCGCCCACGCATCGCCGCCACCGAGTACAAACCGGACCGCGGGATGGTGCGCGGCATCGCGCACGACGAGAACGCCCACGCCCTCGGGGGCGTGGCGGGGCACGCCGGGCTCTTCTCCACGGCCCGGGACCTTGCGGCGCTGGCGCAGTCTCTGCTCGACGGCGGCGGAGGCATCCTGAAGGAGAGCTCGGTGCGGGAGATGCTCTCCGACCAGACACCGCACCTCCCCGGCTGCGCCCAGGGGCTCGGGTTCGAGCTCGACCGGGAGTGGTACATGGACGACCTCGCCTCCCCGCAGACGGCGGGGCACACCGGCTTCACCGGGACCTCGCTCGTCATCGACCCGAGGCGCCGCGCGTTCGTCATCCTGCTCACCAACCGGGTGCATCCCACCCGTGAGGGGGAGAGCATCAACCCGCAGCGGCGGGCGGTGGCGCGGGCTCTGCTGGAGGCTGTGGATCAGGGGCTGCCGTAG